The DNA region TCAGCGTCCGGCAGCCCGAGGAACAGCCGCCCACGCTGGCGGAGCGCGCGCTTGACCGCCTGCGGCGGTACCTCAGCATCCTTGTCGTGGGCGCGCTGTTGCTGTGGCTGGCGCCACGGATGCTGCAGGGCGCCGCCGAGTCGGTACGGCGACGTCCGCTAGCCAGCTTCGGGACCGGGATCCTGGCGGTCGTCGGCGTGGTGGTCGTGCTGCTCGTGCTCGTCCTGGTGACGGTCCTGGTGGCAGTCGTGCTGGGCCTGCTCGGACTGGGGTCGCTGACGGGCGCGACCGCGTTCGGCGGGACCCTGGCCGCGGGCATCATCGCCTTCCTGTTCTTCCTGGCGGTGGCCTTCGGGGCCCAGACGGCGGTTGGGCTTGCCCTGGGGCGGCTGCTGTTCGGCGAGGATGCCCGGTCGTTTGTCCGAGGGTTCGGTGGACTGGCGCTCGGGGTGCTGGTGGTGGTGCTGCTCTCGGCGATCCCCGTGGTGGGCGGATGGCTGGAGGCGCTGCTGGTGCTGCTGGGGCTGGGCGCGCTGGTGCTCGCGCTCCCTCGCCGCCGGCGCCGGCTCGCCGAGCGGGCACGATGACCGGCCGGGTTCATCTGGATGCTCCCCCTCGCCAGGACGTTCCTGAGCTTCTCGGCGG from Actinomycetes bacterium includes:
- a CDS encoding polymer-forming cytoskeletal protein, translating into MKGIVFMAVALALLSAAALAQETELGGKVRSGQEVTVPAGETVRGDLYASAGTVRVDGRVEGDLVATGGEVTVSGTVTGDVLAAAGTTTISGQVDGDVRVGAGQARVEGRVGEDLLVGAGQATVAPGAEVGGDLIFGTGQMRMDGAVAGSVLGATGSYTRSGSVAGSERVSVRQPEEQPPTLAERALDRLRRYLSILVVGALLLWLAPRMLQGAAESVRRRPLASFGTGILAVVGVVVVLLVLVLVTVLVAVVLGLLGLGSLTGATAFGGTLAAGIIAFLFFLAVAFGAQTAVGLALGRLLFGEDARSFVRGFGGLALGVLVVVLLSAIPVVGGWLEALLVLLGLGALVLALPRRRRRLAERAR